The following proteins come from a genomic window of Limosilactobacillus reuteri:
- a CDS encoding GNAT family N-acetyltransferase, whose product MDIWLTTNLEAHPFINPNYWYQNSSNVQNAIQQADVYCSVSANEHIQGFIGLQDNYIAGLFIAKEYQSQHLGTNLLNVAKEKHQQLVLDVYLENQRAIKFYHQNGFQITKHNSLEAEMTWLK is encoded by the coding sequence ATGGATATTTGGTTAACTACTAACCTAGAGGCTCATCCTTTCATTAATCCAAATTATTGGTATCAAAATTCGTCAAATGTTCAAAATGCAATTCAACAAGCAGATGTTTACTGTTCAGTATCTGCCAATGAGCATATTCAAGGCTTTATTGGGCTTCAAGATAATTATATTGCTGGTTTATTTATCGCAAAAGAGTACCAATCACAACATCTTGGTACTAATTTACTGAATGTTGCTAAAGAAAAACATCAACAACTCGTTTTAGATGTATATTTAGAAAACCAGCGTGCTATTAAGTTTTACCACCAAAACGGTTTTCAGATTACTAAACATAATAGTTTAGAAGCCGAGATGACATGGTTAAAATAA
- the asnS gene encoding asparagine--tRNA ligase yields the protein METITISEAPKHVGETVKIGVWLTDKRSSGKIAFLQLRDGTGFFQGIIRKNDVSEEKFDSAKHDLHQETSFWVTGEIAEDKRSKFGYEIHIKDFDIVGESEDYPIGNKEHGIDFLLDNRHLWLRSRKPWALMRIRSRVKLATMEFFEKHGFTQFDAPELTGSAPEGTTELFKTDYFDRSAFLSQSGQLYAEAGAMALGRVYTMGPTFRAEKSKTRRHLMEFWMIEPEMAWMHQDESLKIQEQYIAYLVQDLIDHCARELEMVGRSVESLKPFTELPYPRITYKEAIEMLQKGGFDVEYGADFGSPEETYLADQFQKPVFILNYPKEIKAFYMPEDPEDSRQVICADLLAPEGYGEIIGGSERSYDYEYITNKLEENGLSKEDYGWYDDLRKYGSIPHSGFGMGLERFLAWITLQDHIRETIPFPRMLNRLNP from the coding sequence GTGGAAACTATTACAATTAGTGAAGCACCTAAACATGTTGGGGAAACAGTTAAAATTGGTGTTTGGTTAACTGACAAGCGTTCAAGCGGTAAGATTGCATTCTTGCAACTCCGTGACGGAACTGGATTTTTCCAAGGAATCATCCGTAAAAATGATGTTTCGGAAGAAAAATTTGATTCTGCTAAGCACGATTTACACCAAGAGACTAGCTTTTGGGTAACCGGTGAAATCGCTGAAGACAAACGTTCAAAGTTTGGTTATGAAATTCACATCAAAGACTTTGACATTGTTGGCGAAAGTGAAGATTACCCGATTGGTAACAAGGAACATGGAATTGACTTCTTGCTTGATAACCGTCATTTATGGTTACGTTCTCGCAAGCCATGGGCATTAATGCGAATCCGAAGTCGTGTTAAGCTTGCGACAATGGAATTTTTCGAAAAGCATGGATTTACTCAATTTGATGCTCCAGAACTAACTGGAAGTGCTCCTGAAGGGACAACAGAATTATTTAAAACTGACTACTTCGACCGTTCTGCTTTCCTTTCACAATCTGGTCAATTATATGCAGAAGCTGGTGCCATGGCATTAGGTCGCGTTTACACAATGGGTCCTACTTTCCGTGCAGAAAAATCAAAGACTCGTCGGCACTTAATGGAATTCTGGATGATCGAACCAGAAATGGCTTGGATGCATCAGGATGAAAGTCTTAAGATTCAAGAACAATACATTGCTTACTTGGTTCAAGACTTAATTGACCACTGTGCACGCGAACTTGAAATGGTAGGTCGTAGTGTAGAAAGTTTGAAGCCATTTACTGAATTACCATATCCACGAATCACTTATAAAGAAGCAATCGAAATGCTTCAAAAGGGTGGCTTTGATGTCGAATACGGTGCTGACTTTGGTTCACCAGAAGAAACCTACTTGGCAGATCAATTCCAAAAGCCAGTATTTATCTTGAACTATCCTAAAGAAATCAAGGCTTTCTACATGCCTGAAGACCCTGAAGATTCTCGCCAAGTTATCTGTGCGGACTTGCTTGCTCCAGAAGGCTATGGTGAAATCATTGGTGGTTCTGAACGTTCTTACGATTACGAATACATCACAAACAAACTTGAAGAAAACGGCCTAAGTAAAGAAGATTACGGTTGGTACGATGATTTACGGAAGTACGGTTCAATTCCTCACTCTGGATTTGGAATGGGCCTTGAACGATTCTTAGCTTGGATTACTCTCCAAGACCACATTCGTGAAACTATTCCATTTCCACGGATGCTTAACCGTTTGAACCCTTAA
- a CDS encoding helix-turn-helix domain-containing protein → MVKYKSELKAQIVHEYLSTSQSAYDLSKKYQINRREIAKWVQRYRLNGINGLKRRRQKRTFTTDFKLNVIDYYQTHEDSMAEVAARFDILAAQVSAWRTQFKRDGITALKPHPKGRPSKVKRTKKQIRQLANKSEVEQLKEELAKKNQELYNTKLERDLLKKSLSLFGPSKPGRKPK, encoded by the coding sequence ATGGTCAAATATAAATCAGAATTGAAGGCACAGATTGTCCATGAATACCTGTCAACTTCACAAAGTGCTTATGATTTAAGCAAAAAGTATCAGATTAATAGACGAGAAATAGCTAAGTGGGTTCAGCGATACCGTTTGAATGGGATTAATGGCCTTAAACGTCGTCGTCAGAAGCGAACCTTTACCACCGACTTCAAGTTAAATGTGATAGACTACTATCAAACTCATGAGGATTCAATGGCCGAAGTAGCGGCTCGTTTTGATATCTTAGCGGCACAGGTCTCTGCTTGGCGCACACAATTTAAACGAGACGGGATTACAGCTTTGAAGCCTCACCCGAAAGGTAGGCCGTCAAAAGTGAAACGTACTAAAAAACAAATCCGCCAGCTCGCCAATAAGAGTGAAGTGGAACAATTAAAGGAAGAATTAGCGAAGAAGAACCAAGAACTCTATAACACCAAGTTGGAGCGTGATCTCTTAAAAAAATCGCTGTCCCTGTTCGGACCCTCAAAGCCCGGAAGAAAACCCAAATAG
- a CDS encoding helix-turn-helix domain-containing protein, whose amino-acid sequence MGRKSKYSAEEKLLILNEVLRNGIHKVITKYKISQKTIRRWSLLYKYQGMPGLQTSHHNQSYSKEFKNSLVEQYQQTDEALDLFAIKHGLRSQRQLEQWIIRYNESNLKAYTPRKRDSKMSGRKTDFEERLTIIEELIKHDVNYNWAVEKYHISYQQVYGWYQKYRKSGNDPESLRDRRGKAKPEEKWTEVDRLKAENRLLRAQLEKQEMEIAFAKKLTEIRNREVEKDSGTKPSKN is encoded by the coding sequence ATGGGAAGAAAATCTAAATACTCAGCAGAGGAAAAACTCTTAATCCTCAATGAAGTTTTACGAAATGGAATCCATAAGGTAATAACTAAGTACAAGATTAGCCAAAAAACTATCAGGCGGTGGAGTCTTCTATACAAGTATCAGGGAATGCCAGGACTTCAAACAAGTCATCATAATCAAAGCTACTCTAAAGAATTTAAAAACTCATTGGTTGAACAATATCAACAAACAGATGAGGCATTAGATTTATTTGCGATAAAACACGGTTTACGATCTCAAAGGCAACTAGAACAATGGATTATCCGGTATAATGAATCTAACTTAAAGGCCTATACGCCAAGAAAGCGAGATTCAAAAATGAGTGGACGAAAGACTGACTTTGAAGAACGACTTACTATCATTGAAGAGTTGATTAAGCATGATGTGAACTACAATTGGGCAGTTGAAAAGTACCATATTAGTTACCAACAAGTTTATGGCTGGTATCAAAAGTATCGCAAAAGCGGTAATGACCCAGAATCACTTCGTGATCGCCGAGGCAAAGCTAAGCCAGAAGAGAAGTGGACGGAAGTTGACCGACTCAAGGCAGAAAATCGCTTATTAAGGGCTCAGCTAGAAAAGCAAGAGATGGAGATTGCGTTCGCAAAAAAATTAACAGAAATACGCAATCGGGAGGTGGAAAAGGACTCCGGTACCAAGCCATCAAAGAACTAA
- the asnA gene encoding aspartate--ammonia ligase: MDLTIPKDYDPRLSIRETEAAIRYIRETFQDEFGKELNLQRMSAPMFVEKSTGLNDNLNGVEQPVSFEMKDMPSETVEVVHSLAKWKRLALKRYGFGMHEGLYTNMNAIRKEEDLDNFHSIYVDQWDWEKVISKDERTEETLKDTVRDIFKVIKHMEHEVWYKFPQAVYHLPDEIHFVTTQELEDRWPDLTPLEREDKIAKELGAVFVMKIGDKLQRSGKPHDGRAPDYDDWSLNGDIIFWYEPLQRRIEISSMGIRVSPESMKYQLEQADATDREKLPFHKMLLNGELPYTIGGGIGQSRLCMLLLGKAHIGEVQASIWPEDMIKKCEENHIQIL; encoded by the coding sequence ATGGACTTAACTATTCCAAAGGATTACGATCCACGTCTTTCAATTAGAGAAACTGAAGCTGCTATTCGTTATATTCGTGAAACTTTCCAAGACGAATTTGGTAAAGAGCTAAACCTTCAACGGATGTCTGCACCAATGTTTGTTGAAAAGAGTACTGGATTAAACGATAACTTAAACGGTGTCGAACAACCAGTATCGTTTGAAATGAAGGATATGCCAAGCGAAACTGTTGAAGTTGTTCATTCCCTTGCTAAGTGGAAACGTCTTGCTCTTAAACGGTACGGTTTTGGAATGCATGAAGGTCTCTACACCAACATGAACGCTATTCGTAAGGAAGAAGACCTCGATAATTTCCACTCGATTTATGTTGACCAATGGGACTGGGAAAAGGTTATAAGTAAGGATGAACGAACAGAAGAAACCTTAAAGGATACAGTTCGTGATATTTTCAAAGTAATCAAGCACATGGAACATGAAGTTTGGTACAAGTTCCCTCAAGCTGTTTACCATTTGCCAGATGAAATTCACTTTGTTACAACGCAAGAACTTGAAGATCGGTGGCCAGATCTTACCCCACTCGAACGGGAAGATAAGATTGCTAAAGAGCTTGGTGCTGTCTTTGTCATGAAAATCGGTGACAAGTTGCAACGCAGTGGTAAGCCTCACGATGGTCGAGCACCTGACTACGATGACTGGAGCTTAAACGGTGATATTATTTTCTGGTATGAACCTCTTCAACGCCGGATCGAAATTTCAAGTATGGGGATTCGGGTTAGTCCAGAATCAATGAAATACCAACTTGAACAAGCCGATGCAACTGATCGTGAAAAATTACCATTCCATAAAATGTTGCTCAATGGCGAATTACCATATACAATTGGTGGAGGAATTGGTCAATCTCGTCTCTGTATGCTCCTTCTTGGCAAAGCTCATATTGGAGAAGTACAGGCAAGTATTTGGCCAGAAGATATGATTAAGAAGTGTGAAGAAAACCACATTCAAATTCTATAA
- a CDS encoding Fe-S cluster assembly protein HesB, translated as MQLIITDTASKWFQQKFNLVSGNGIKLYGKTIQPHNVKHGPKQGYEPESTLDGATIVITKDGINYHVNFADAWFFSGLVVTVDYQQETEEPVFIFRREDNGEADVDAATGASRKYEEYWE; from the coding sequence ATGCAATTAATTATTACTGATACTGCTAGTAAATGGTTCCAACAAAAATTTAACCTGGTTAGTGGAAACGGGATAAAGCTTTATGGTAAAACGATTCAACCACACAATGTTAAACATGGTCCTAAGCAAGGGTATGAACCTGAATCGACGCTCGATGGGGCAACAATCGTCATAACCAAAGATGGTATTAATTACCATGTTAACTTTGCGGATGCTTGGTTCTTCTCAGGACTAGTTGTTACTGTTGATTATCAGCAAGAGACTGAAGAGCCAGTTTTTATTTTTCGCCGTGAAGATAATGGTGAAGCAGACGTTGATGCTGCAACCGGAGCATCACGAAAATATGAAGAATATTGGGAATAA
- a CDS encoding EAL domain-containing protein, which translates to MYNIFQPILSVDQAMNAEIDTYEMLIRNNNGEFPGINFLHSLTTQEGNDAWIKASRKSLKNALNEQQNRKIYINLEPCQMKFESIWQFLEEIREAYHDHVAIEITERRETIHSLDYLDREIQRLKKMGFELAIDDVCAGSNSYAFIKRQLKVVSRIKLSLLLLLFKDEDYELMMSFVNAWLALAKKHHLTFVIEGISNRQLAKKFAGNPVILQQGFYWGKGTAYFNYEEKVN; encoded by the coding sequence ATGTATAATATATTTCAGCCAATCCTTAGTGTTGATCAAGCGATGAATGCTGAAATTGACACTTATGAAATGCTTATTCGAAATAATAATGGCGAATTTCCAGGAATTAATTTCTTGCACAGCCTCACAACACAAGAGGGTAACGATGCATGGATTAAGGCAAGCCGTAAATCATTAAAAAATGCTTTAAACGAGCAACAAAATCGCAAAATATATATTAATTTAGAACCATGTCAAATGAAATTTGAAAGTATTTGGCAATTTTTAGAAGAGATTCGCGAAGCATATCACGATCACGTGGCCATTGAGATTACGGAACGCCGCGAAACGATTCATAGTCTTGATTATTTAGATAGAGAAATCCAACGTCTCAAGAAAATGGGGTTTGAATTGGCGATTGATGATGTGTGTGCGGGTAGTAATAGCTATGCATTCATTAAAAGGCAGTTAAAGGTTGTTAGTCGAATCAAATTATCACTATTACTTTTACTTTTTAAGGATGAAGATTATGAACTGATGATGAGCTTTGTTAATGCGTGGTTAGCTTTGGCGAAAAAGCATCATCTTACCTTTGTTATTGAAGGAATTTCGAATCGACAATTAGCTAAAAAATTTGCTGGAAATCCGGTTATCTTACAACAAGGATTTTACTGGGGAAAAGGAACAGCATATTTTAATTATGAAGAAAAAGTAAATTGA
- a CDS encoding GGDEF domain-containing protein, producing the protein MKLLEKESERDDLTGLLNYRALSQEINLLANNNEIHNIVIGALDIDHFKKINDTYGHFVGNEVLNYFSTVFREQIHSAFPKHGYVYRFGGEEFTIVVSNHSLEEVYQLLQSIEKFFNNKSIVTKEGIKLTISFSCSLTDRLNDELLDTTLKRADKMLYGVKNNGRGWIVTDQHRQRPQKPSLERKINNNY; encoded by the coding sequence ATAAAGCTTCTTGAAAAAGAAAGTGAACGTGATGATTTAACAGGGTTACTTAATTACCGAGCTCTTAGTCAAGAAATTAATCTATTAGCTAATAATAATGAAATTCATAATATTGTAATCGGGGCATTAGATATTGATCATTTTAAGAAGATAAACGATACATACGGGCACTTTGTTGGCAATGAAGTGTTAAATTATTTCTCAACGGTTTTTCGTGAACAAATTCATTCCGCATTTCCCAAACATGGGTATGTATATCGTTTCGGAGGCGAAGAATTCACGATCGTAGTTTCTAACCATTCACTAGAAGAAGTCTATCAATTACTCCAGTCGATTGAAAAATTCTTTAATAATAAATCGATTGTTACCAAGGAAGGGATAAAATTAACAATTAGCTTTTCATGCAGTTTAACTGATCGTTTGAATGATGAATTACTTGACACGACCCTGAAGCGAGCTGATAAAATGTTATATGGTGTAAAGAACAATGGCCGGGGATGGATTGTTACTGATCAGCATCGTCAACGTCCCCAAAAGCCTAGTTTAGAACGTAAAATAAATAACAATTATTAA
- a CDS encoding type 1 glutamine amidotransferase produces the protein MRINVLQHTPNEGPGTIQEWSQDRGHEMYVYHPYQFGNLPTADETGGPMSPNDDLTWIKQERVLIRQLLDARKPIFGACYGAQQIAKTLGYAVKKAPHKEVGWAPVYLKSDLISDIPPKLTALHWHEEMFEVPAQADLLFSSDLVKNQGFVMNGSVIGLQFHFEPTADNVREIAVNDDQYPLDHNDLHQNGKEIIQQGVPAENKRVMYRLLDFIANS, from the coding sequence ATGAGAATCAATGTTTTGCAACACACGCCAAATGAAGGACCAGGAACAATTCAAGAATGGTCACAGGACCGCGGACATGAGATGTACGTTTATCATCCCTATCAGTTTGGTAATTTGCCGACTGCTGATGAGACTGGCGGTCCCATGAGCCCTAATGACGACTTAACGTGGATTAAGCAAGAGCGAGTTTTAATTCGGCAACTATTGGATGCTCGTAAGCCAATTTTTGGTGCGTGTTATGGAGCCCAACAGATCGCTAAGACACTCGGTTATGCCGTAAAGAAGGCACCACATAAAGAAGTTGGTTGGGCACCGGTGTATTTAAAAAGCGATCTAATTTCTGATATTCCTCCAAAATTAACCGCTCTGCATTGGCATGAAGAGATGTTTGAAGTTCCAGCTCAAGCAGACTTATTATTTAGTAGTGACTTAGTTAAAAATCAAGGTTTTGTTATGAATGGTAGTGTTATTGGACTTCAATTCCACTTTGAGCCGACAGCAGATAATGTTCGCGAGATTGCTGTAAATGATGATCAATATCCATTAGACCATAATGATCTTCACCAAAATGGAAAAGAAATCATTCAGCAAGGTGTTCCGGCTGAAAATAAGCGAGTTATGTATCGGTTATTGGATTTTATCGCAAATAGCTAA
- a CDS encoding M1 family metallopeptidase, producing MAKLERFYNTFQPDHYNVFIDINRAEKTINGKTTITGNANDPQIAINQKNLQVTSVQADGQELDFNIDNDAEAVRITLPQTGKVTFTVTYNTKLTDSMMGIYPSYYEVDGEKKQIIGTQFETTFARQAFPCVDEPEAKATFSLAIKFDEHPGETIIANMPEDHVENGIHYFEPTVRMSTYLVAFAFGELQSKITETKGGVKVGVFATKAHQPKELDFALDIAKRAIEFYEDFYQTPYPLPHSWQLALPDFSAGAMENWGLVTYREAYLLLDPDNTSLEMKQLVATVITHELAHQWFGDLVTMKWWDDLWLNESFANMMEYVAVDALQPDWHIWELFQTSEAPMALQRDATDGVQSVHVDVNNPAEIDALFDGAIVYAKGSRMLVMVRALLGDKALREGLKNYFAAHKYSNATGADLWKALGDASGFNIGKIMNSWLEQPGYPVVTAKINDNGDLVLSQKQFFIGDGKDVDRQWQIPLNSNYDEAPQIMAEQELNLGNYQALRDKNSQPFRLNLGNNSHFIVKYDDTLLNDILDHADELDPITQRQLLQDLRLLAQGQQVSYASLIPLLKQFKDSTSAIVNAELYQIANSLKMFAKPDSPAEQELRQFFDLLSRDQVKRLGWLPKNGESNDDQLTRPYILSASLFARNNDSITQAHQIFTENQDKLESLSADIRGLVLKNEVQNFGNAELFDRLIKAYQQTADASFKQDLRMAIPNTTDTALIAKVVSYFENADIIKPQDLRAWYRGLLANQAGQQAAWNWLRDEWQWLNDTVGGDMEFATFITVTAGVFHTPERLNEFKDFFEPKLNTPGLTREIKMDISVIESKVNLINKEQTAVNDAIAQQ from the coding sequence ATGGCAAAACTCGAACGCTTTTATAATACTTTCCAACCTGACCATTATAATGTTTTTATCGATATTAATCGTGCAGAAAAAACAATTAATGGAAAAACAACGATCACTGGGAATGCTAATGATCCTCAAATTGCAATTAACCAAAAAAATTTGCAGGTCACTAGCGTTCAAGCAGACGGTCAAGAATTAGACTTTAATATTGATAACGATGCTGAGGCAGTTCGAATTACCCTTCCGCAAACTGGTAAAGTAACTTTTACTGTAACTTATAATACTAAGTTAACTGATTCAATGATGGGAATCTATCCATCATACTATGAGGTTGACGGAGAGAAAAAACAAATTATCGGGACTCAATTTGAAACAACTTTTGCGCGGCAAGCTTTCCCCTGTGTCGATGAACCAGAGGCCAAAGCTACCTTTAGTCTAGCAATTAAATTTGATGAGCATCCTGGCGAAACTATTATTGCTAATATGCCAGAAGATCACGTTGAAAATGGTATCCACTACTTTGAACCAACTGTGCGGATGTCCACTTACCTTGTTGCCTTTGCCTTTGGGGAACTCCAAAGTAAAATTACTGAGACAAAAGGTGGCGTTAAAGTAGGTGTATTCGCAACGAAAGCGCACCAACCAAAAGAACTCGATTTTGCATTAGATATCGCTAAGCGGGCAATCGAATTTTACGAGGATTTCTATCAAACTCCGTACCCCCTTCCCCATTCATGGCAGTTAGCTTTACCTGATTTCTCTGCCGGTGCAATGGAAAATTGGGGATTGGTAACCTACCGAGAAGCTTACTTATTACTCGATCCAGACAACACTTCCCTTGAAATGAAACAATTAGTTGCAACTGTCATCACACACGAACTAGCTCACCAGTGGTTTGGTGATCTTGTGACAATGAAGTGGTGGGATGACTTATGGCTTAATGAAAGTTTTGCTAATATGATGGAGTATGTTGCCGTCGATGCTCTCCAGCCGGACTGGCACATTTGGGAACTCTTCCAAACCTCGGAAGCTCCAATGGCATTACAACGGGATGCAACGGATGGTGTTCAATCTGTTCATGTTGATGTTAACAATCCGGCTGAAATTGATGCCTTATTCGATGGTGCGATTGTTTATGCCAAAGGATCGCGAATGTTAGTAATGGTCCGAGCTCTTTTAGGTGACAAAGCGTTACGAGAAGGCCTTAAGAATTATTTTGCTGCTCATAAATATAGTAATGCAACCGGAGCTGACTTATGGAAAGCTCTTGGCGACGCATCGGGCTTTAATATTGGAAAGATCATGAACTCATGGCTCGAACAACCAGGTTATCCTGTTGTAACAGCAAAAATTAATGATAATGGCGACTTAGTATTGTCACAAAAGCAATTCTTCATTGGTGACGGTAAAGATGTTGATCGGCAATGGCAAATCCCGCTTAATAGTAATTATGATGAAGCTCCACAAATTATGGCTGAACAAGAACTCAACCTTGGAAATTATCAAGCATTGCGCGATAAGAATAGTCAACCATTCCGTCTAAACCTCGGTAATAATTCACACTTCATCGTAAAATATGACGATACGCTACTAAACGACATTTTAGATCACGCTGATGAATTAGATCCGATTACTCAGCGCCAACTTCTTCAAGATCTGCGGTTACTCGCCCAAGGACAGCAAGTATCATATGCATCATTGATTCCATTACTAAAGCAATTTAAAGATAGTACTTCTGCAATTGTTAACGCCGAACTATACCAAATTGCTAATAGCCTTAAAATGTTTGCTAAACCTGATTCTCCTGCTGAACAAGAATTACGACAATTCTTTGATTTATTAAGTAGGGACCAGGTAAAACGGCTTGGTTGGTTGCCAAAAAACGGTGAAAGCAATGATGACCAATTAACGCGCCCTTATATTCTTAGCGCTTCACTATTTGCACGCAATAATGATTCAATTACTCAAGCTCATCAAATCTTCACCGAAAATCAAGATAAATTAGAATCCCTTTCGGCGGATATTCGTGGGTTGGTTCTTAAAAATGAAGTTCAGAACTTCGGGAATGCTGAATTATTCGATAGATTGATTAAAGCTTACCAACAAACGGCGGACGCAAGCTTTAAACAAGACCTGCGAATGGCAATACCAAATACAACTGACACAGCATTAATTGCAAAAGTTGTTAGTTACTTTGAAAATGCCGATATTATCAAACCACAAGATTTACGAGCATGGTATCGTGGACTTCTTGCCAATCAAGCAGGTCAGCAAGCTGCCTGGAACTGGCTTCGTGATGAATGGCAATGGTTAAATGACACAGTTGGTGGCGATATGGAATTTGCTACCTTTATCACTGTCACTGCTGGCGTTTTTCATACTCCGGAACGATTGAACGAATTTAAAGATTTCTTTGAGCCCAAACTTAATACACCAGGTTTAACCCGGGAAATTAAAATGGACATTAGCGTAATTGAAAGCAAAGTTAACTTAATTAACAAAGAACAAACAGCCGTTAATGATGCAATCGCTCAACAATAA
- a CDS encoding aldo/keto reductase, protein MTNVPTVKLNNGVEMPTLGFGVFQVPDLSQAEQAVTDALEVGYHLIDTAAAYQNEEAVGKAIKNSSVNREDIFVTSKLWVSDFNYKRAKAGIDASLQKLGLGYMDLYLLHQPYGDAMGAWRALQEAQKEGKIRTIGVSNFYADQLKDLELTMPVKPAVNQIEVNPWYQQAQEVRFAQSEDIRVEAWAPFAEGKHDIFTNETIAEIAAKYGKSNGQVILRWLLQRGITVIPKSVHKNRMEENINVFDFELSDDDIKKMASLDKNESQFFDHRDPVTIEQIFGSSLKMVQDDEK, encoded by the coding sequence ATGACAAACGTACCAACAGTAAAACTAAATAACGGGGTAGAAATGCCAACCCTTGGATTTGGGGTATTCCAAGTTCCAGACTTAAGTCAAGCTGAACAAGCAGTTACCGATGCCCTTGAAGTCGGTTACCATTTAATTGATACTGCTGCTGCTTACCAAAATGAAGAAGCAGTTGGAAAGGCAATTAAGAATAGTAGCGTAAACCGTGAAGATATCTTTGTAACTTCTAAGTTATGGGTATCTGACTTTAACTATAAGCGGGCTAAAGCGGGGATTGATGCTTCACTGCAAAAACTTGGCCTTGGTTACATGGATCTTTACCTTCTCCACCAGCCATATGGCGATGCAATGGGTGCCTGGCGAGCATTACAAGAAGCACAAAAGGAAGGTAAGATTCGCACAATCGGTGTATCGAACTTCTACGCTGATCAATTAAAGGACCTTGAATTAACAATGCCTGTTAAGCCAGCAGTCAACCAAATCGAAGTTAACCCTTGGTATCAACAAGCCCAAGAAGTTAGGTTTGCGCAAAGTGAAGATATTCGTGTTGAAGCATGGGCACCATTTGCGGAAGGTAAGCATGATATCTTCACCAACGAAACAATTGCTGAGATTGCTGCTAAATATGGTAAGAGCAATGGTCAAGTAATTCTTCGCTGGCTCTTACAACGTGGCATTACTGTCATTCCTAAGTCAGTTCATAAGAATCGGATGGAAGAAAATATCAATGTCTTTGATTTTGAACTTTCTGATGATGATATAAAGAAGATGGCCAGTCTTGACAAGAATGAAAGTCAATTCTTTGACCACCGTGATCCGGTTACGATTGAACAAATTTTTGGATCCAGTTTAAAGATGGTTCAAGATGACGAAAAATAA
- a CDS encoding IS3 family transposase, translated as MDQIRDDQSSLPKKQRYKIGDLLKAIELPKATYHDERKRIANHHDKYTEVKQVILQIAQQFQIRGRWTAGYRRIQAALDKLNLHLSGDTIRKLMRELDVQVGLYNCHRNGKYSSYHGTVGKVSDNKLKQEFNEKQPYRVIHTDVTQVRLANHQWAYISVMIDEASQEILAFQISTSPNKDLIMRTIKELVNNLPDDAQPIIHSDQGWHYQLAYYTQKLADLQFIQSMSRKGNCLDNAPVESFFHLFKTELLAGFPPCKDIIELTKLSYDYVQYFNHVRTTLKTKGMTPIEYRNHALAA; from the coding sequence GTGGATCAGATCAGGGACGATCAATCATCACTACCCAAGAAGCAGCGTTATAAGATTGGTGACCTTCTTAAAGCCATTGAACTTCCCAAGGCTACTTATCACGATGAGCGGAAACGAATAGCTAACCACCATGATAAATATACTGAAGTTAAGCAAGTGATTCTTCAAATTGCTCAACAGTTTCAGATTCGTGGGCGTTGGACTGCGGGCTATCGCCGCATTCAAGCCGCTTTAGATAAACTTAACTTACACTTGTCGGGTGACACGATTCGGAAGTTAATGCGTGAATTGGACGTCCAGGTAGGCCTATATAACTGCCATCGGAATGGTAAATATTCATCTTATCATGGCACCGTTGGTAAGGTTTCAGATAATAAATTAAAGCAAGAATTCAATGAAAAACAACCTTATCGGGTTATTCATACTGACGTAACGCAGGTTCGCTTAGCTAACCATCAATGGGCTTACATCTCAGTGATGATTGACGAAGCGAGTCAAGAGATCCTGGCTTTCCAGATTAGTACTAGTCCCAATAAAGACTTAATTATGCGAACTATAAAAGAATTAGTTAACAATTTACCTGATGATGCGCAACCAATTATCCATTCAGATCAAGGTTGGCATTACCAGTTAGCTTACTATACCCAAAAACTAGCGGATCTTCAGTTTATTCAAAGCATGTCCCGCAAAGGGAATTGCTTAGATAACGCTCCCGTAGAAAGTTTCTTTCACTTATTTAAGACTGAATTACTAGCTGGCTTTCCACCATGCAAGGACATTATTGAGTTAACTAAACTTTCATACGATTATGTTCAATACTTTAATCATGTTAGGACAACCTTAAAAACGAAAGGCATGACCCCAATTGAATACCGAAATCATGCCTTAGCAGCTTAA